ATGAACCAGCCGATCGGCGACACGACGTTCGGCGTGTTCCGCATGTAAGGGGATGACCATGACCTATGACACCCTGCTTGTGACCGTCGCCGACAAGGTCGCCACCGTCACGCTGAACCGCCCCGACCTGCGCAACGCCTTCAACGAAGGGGCAATTGCCGAACTGGCGCGCGTGTTCGATGAACTCGGCCGCAACGACGCCGTGCGCGCGATCGTGCTGGCCGCCAACGGCCCGTCGTTCTGCGCCGGTGCGGACCTGAACTGGATGAAAAAGATGGCCGGCTACTCGCATGACGAGAACGAGGCCGATGCGATGCGCCTGGCCGACATGCTGCGCACGATCTACCTGTGCCCCAAGCCGGTGGTCGCGCGCGTGCAGGGCGATTGCTACGCCGGCGGCATGGGCCTGGTGGCGGCCTGCGACATCGTCGTCGCGAGCGAGACGGCCGGTTTTTGCCTGTCCGAAGTGAAGCTCGGGCTGATTCCGGCTACCATCTCGCCTTACGTGATCAAGGCGATGGGTGAACAGGCGGCGCGCCGCTACTTCTTGACGGCCGAGCGCTTCGACGCAGCCGAGGCGCAGCGCATCGGTGTTGCGCATGCCGTCGTGGCGCCGGAAGCGCTCGACACCACCATCGCCGGGATCGTCAAGGCGCTGGTGAACAACAGCCCGCACGCCGTCCGGCAGGCCAAGACGCTGGTGCGCGAGATCGTCGGCCAGCCGGTCGACGACGCGCTGCTGCGTGACACGGCGAGCCGCATCGCCGCGATCCGCGCATCGACCGAAGGCCGCGAAGGCGTGGCCTCGTTCCTTGAAAAGCGCAAGCCCGCATGGATTAACTAGTATTGGAACTTTATCGTGAAGCAGCAAACCACCTCCTCCGACTGGATCGCGCGCAGCCTGCGCAGCGTCTGGCATCCCTGCACCCAGATGCAGCATCACGAAGAGGTGCCGCTGATCGCGGTCAGCCACGGCAAGGGGCCGTGGCTGTACGACTATGACGGCAAGCGCTACCTGGACGGCATCAGCTCGTGGTGGGTCAACCTGTTTGGCCACGCGAACCCGCGCATCAATGCCGCGCTGAAGGACCAGCTGGACAAGCTCGAACACGCGATGCTGGCCGGCTTCACGCACGCACCGGTAGTCGAGCTGGCCGAACGGCTGGCCGCGCTCACCGGCCATGCGCTGGGTCACGCCACGTTCGCCTCCGACGGCGCATCGGCCGTGGAAATCGCGATGAAGATGAGCTTTCACGCGTGGCGCAATGCGGACCAGTCGTCCAAACAGGAATTCGTCTGCCTGCAGGGCAGCTACCACGGCGAGACGATCGGCGCGCTGTCGGTCACCGATGTGCCGCTGTTCAAGGACGCCTACGGCCCGCTGCTGCGTGCGTCACACGTGGTGAGCGCCCCCGATGCCCGCAACGCCTTCGAGGGCGAGACGGCGCAGGACGTCGCGCGGCGCGCGATCCTCGAAGTGAAAGCGCTGTTCGAAGAACGGGGCGACAAGATCGCCGCCATCATCGTCGAGCCGCTGGTGCAGTGCGCCACCGGCATGGCGATGTACGACCCGCTCTATCTCAAGCTGTTGCGCGACCTGTGCGACCAGCACCGCGTGCACCTGATCGCCGACGAGATTGCGGTTGGCTGCGGGCGCACCGGCACCTTCTTCGCCTGCGAGCAGGCCGGCATCTGGCCGGACTTCCTGTGCCTGTCCAAAGGCATCAGCGGCGGCTACCTGCCG
This is a stretch of genomic DNA from Oxalobacteraceae sp. CFBP 8761. It encodes these proteins:
- a CDS encoding enoyl-CoA hydratase/isomerase family protein — its product is MTYDTLLVTVADKVATVTLNRPDLRNAFNEGAIAELARVFDELGRNDAVRAIVLAANGPSFCAGADLNWMKKMAGYSHDENEADAMRLADMLRTIYLCPKPVVARVQGDCYAGGMGLVAACDIVVASETAGFCLSEVKLGLIPATISPYVIKAMGEQAARRYFLTAERFDAAEAQRIGVAHAVVAPEALDTTIAGIVKALVNNSPHAVRQAKTLVREIVGQPVDDALLRDTASRIAAIRASTEGREGVASFLEKRKPAWIN
- a CDS encoding adenosylmethionine--8-amino-7-oxononanoate transaminase, which gives rise to MKQQTTSSDWIARSLRSVWHPCTQMQHHEEVPLIAVSHGKGPWLYDYDGKRYLDGISSWWVNLFGHANPRINAALKDQLDKLEHAMLAGFTHAPVVELAERLAALTGHALGHATFASDGASAVEIAMKMSFHAWRNADQSSKQEFVCLQGSYHGETIGALSVTDVPLFKDAYGPLLRASHVVSAPDARNAFEGETAQDVARRAILEVKALFEERGDKIAAIIVEPLVQCATGMAMYDPLYLKLLRDLCDQHRVHLIADEIAVGCGRTGTFFACEQAGIWPDFLCLSKGISGGYLPLSLVLTRDDIYQAFYSTDITRGFLHSHSYTGNPLACRAALATLDIFDQDDVLNRNRELATRMTVALAPLADHPRTRHFRQRGMIFAFDAIEPDTDLASTFARRFFSTAAENELLLRPIGRTVYLMPPYVLDEEEVAGLAARTIKTFESVIAG